One Salvia splendens isolate huo1 chromosome 1, SspV2, whole genome shotgun sequence genomic window, TGTTAgacagaccgtacgaatccgtattgaattcgggatcgtactgcgtgttggagtcgaacggtcgatattcgtcagggtttgtacccggccaacgtgcaccaccccAAACATCAGACTATTCGAACTTGGGTATTCActggaatccattttatagtgtaatttaagtgtggaaaagtgaatggaaatgttacaaatgaatgtggggtagggggtatttatataaataaatttttcggaattaaaaaaaaaaaacaaaaatgcgttgcatcgtccgcagacgatctatagggcgcggacgatgcatcgggcatcgtccgcgcacccacagtgggcggacgatggcgcgcccgaggcatcgggcggacGATAGCGGACGCTCTAATAGGTAATAACTCAAATGCTAAGTTAAGTCTTCTTAAGTTAAGAATGATTCAGTCAAAAGAACTAGTCTACATAGTATCTCAGTCTTTGAATACACAGCTTTAAAGAAACGACGAAGGATATACAGCTAGGATCAAGATTatgaaaataaactaaatattagACAATAAAAAAGGATTTCATAGTTTGATATTTCAGCCTATAGTTTTGTAGAGATCGCGTACAAGGCTGTAGACGGCAAAAGTGATCAGGTCGGCAACAAACAAGGAAATTCAAACGAAAAGCACTTCAGACGCTCAAAATGCTCAAACTTTCAAGCTATCTGACAACATCATAACCAAAAGGAAATCAAGATTCTACTAGTTGAGTTCACCCATATATTGCCCTAGATCTAAGCCCTGTGTAAAGTTCCCAAGCTCATATCAAGCAAAGCAGAGCTTAGCGTTGTCATAATTGTGACAGCTTCATCATCTAGTTGCAATAATCTTCGATCTTTCCTTCACCCACATTGTAGTAGTTTAAGTGTTAGAAATAGCAAGCAAGTAACTAAGCGATAAAAAAGTTTGTGATCTAAACGCAAAGGAAGATTTGATTACGTTCTTATCGGCCAACGATTACAATCCATAAAACAAGAAGAATACAGTTAATAAAGGTTCCTTGCACCCAAAATCAAATCATTAAGTTAAGTGAATTATCTATGATTACTAGTTGAAAAgtccaaaaattaattttctccCAAATTTCTAATACAAATCAAATCTCGAACGCCAACTTATTTGGTACAATACATAAcactatttaaattttaatctcAAAATCCGTTCAAAACGTGTGTTTCAGTCCAAAATAAGTAAAATCCTCTCgataattaattttcttttctaataTAATAAATTCTTAAGTGGTGTACTTGGCTACTGGTATATCTGGAAGAAACGATGTGGATTTGTTTTCAAAGAGGAAAAAGTATGCCCAGAAGTGATTATGAGACAGATTATCAATATGGCTCAGTATATATTGATAAGTTGGAGACCTCCATTGAGTGATGACACTCTTAAAATGAATACAGATTGGTTCTACGAAATTTTGATATTTCTGTCAATTGTCGCTCCATAGTACACAAGGTACGGGACCTACTCCAAAATTCCGAGTCTGTTATGGTCCCCGTCATGTGCACATAGAAGGTAACTTTGTAGCTGATTTTTTATCGCACTATGCATATAGCTTTTCTAAAAGAGTTCATGTTTTAGAAAATCCACGGGTGGATATTAGCAGTTGGTTCCTTCATGATAGATCAGGTGTTTCTTATATTCGTTAGTTTCTCTTTTCGGGCGCTGCCCACAGTTATGTACCCAAAAAAGAATTTATTCTTTAGATTGCTAAATATAGTAGTCATATAATTAGATGTTTTAAcgatatactaatattttaacaCCAACAAAATACAATAtgttttaacaaaaatataattattatagttACTATAACGTAAAGTGGTCAACGTTCTCACAATTGACGttataaataaagtaagataatggaaaataaaataatttattgttaCTAACTTACTGccatattttaattgttttggtCTTTGGCTGGTTCTAACTATAAATACCGTAAATCCGAAAGTCACCCATAGAAATTTCCAGCTATAAACCTTCATAAGCAAGGCACTATTTCTGTTTCCAGATCTACTTACATTGTTAATCCTCAACCCTCACACACACAATTGAAGAATTGCTGTGATTTCCACTGCTAGGAGATCTCCGTAACGATCGATGGGGGGACTACCATCCACGCCGCGAGGCGGCGAAGCGCGGCCGCAGGAGACGGCTGAGTATTTAATTGGGGAATTCGTTGGTGAGAAGTCGTTTCCCCTCACTTCCGATTACTGGCAGAAGCTTCTCGAGCTTCCTCTCGATCTTCGCTGGCCTGCTCATCGCGTTCGCCGAGCTTGTCAGCTCTTCGGTCTGTAAATTCTCAATCTGTCTACGCTTTCCTCGTGCCTGCAATTTGCTATTCGTGTACTATTTCGCGTCCTTGTTGGTTGCATTGCCAATATCTGTTCAGAGATTGTGTGAACTGGGTCTCACGAGTGTGATTTATCCTCTGTTATGTTTCTTCGCTTTCTAGTTATGGTTTGATGATAGCGCCACAGAATGTTTTAGAGAAATGCAGCAACTAGTGAGTCTTATCCGGAGATGTGTCGCAAACCTAAATTGTAGCCAGACTTACGCAGTTTGAGAGAGTGATGAGTTTAATAATAAGGCTTTGTGGATGTCTTAGGAACACCGTTTTAGAAATGAGTGCATCTATTTCTGCAAGCTGATCTTTGTTCAGAATACGTATGGTGTCCTCCACAAAGTCACTACTCACTACATTCATGTTATGGAAAGACGGAGTTGTCCTCTTTATATTTCATTACATAGTCATCTGTGATAAAATTGACTCTTGAGATATTTTTGATGTATGAGCATTTATGCATATCTTCTATAGCAATAAAGATTATGCATCTTTTAGTAGTACATCTTTTGTAAATATGTACTTATGGTGTAGTGCCAATCCTCATTCCTTAATGAGAGTTTGTATGTCTCTGGTAGCTTCCCCCACAAAGATGCATCTTTTAAGAAATCTGGTGCAAATCATTCTAGTGCAAAGTTGAAATATTACAAGATCATGATTTCTGGTACTTCTGAGAGGCTTTGGAGTTGTTATTTAGGTTTTGGAAGCCAGAATACTGTAGAAAGTGTGCTGTTAACTGAAACACGAGAGTTCTCATCTTATACTTTTCAATTTTGCATAGTAAAACTAGTAGCAACCAATCCATTATTTCTCGAGGATGATGGTTTATGTCCATTGAACGATTGCAAATTAGGGAAATTTACTCACACAAATGTCTGTGAATATTAAATACTATCTGCCAGATTTTTAAGGTTCATTTCTTATGGCTGATCCAGTTATTCTTCGATATGTGTGCAGCCATGAATAATTGTAAGACAAGGCACCTCGTGAAGATTTTGATTAACCTGGCATGGTGTTTGCAAGAGTGTGTTTCAGCCTCTGATATGGAGTCCACTGCTTTCTCAAAAGCTCCAAATGCATTATTCATATCTTCTGTTTTCCTGAAGTATCTCATTGAGAATACTAGGAGTGACAACTTTGAAGAACTGTACCTGTCGCTGGATGAAACTGATCCTGTGCCGAATAATTTCTCAAAAGGTTCAACTTGCTATGTCTGTACcagattttatttcttttcttccttgATGTTgttaattagtagtagtacttttttATTTGTGTAATCAAATTATTGCTTTCAAATTTTTGGAATAATGTTACATTATTGCTGTGTTAGATGCAGGAAAGTAGATAGAGTAGCTTTGAATGATTAGTAAAAATGTATCCTATGTCTCCATTACTATCTCTGGCATAGAGCATGAATATGGGAGGACGTTTACTTCTGAATATATTCATAGATAGGTTAAAAATAGTGCTACTAGTAAACAATGGAGACTATAGTATTTTTATCTATCTAGGCTAATCCGCAAAAGTATTTTTTTGGGGAGTTTACAAGCAGCCCGAGCTTATTTTCACAGCTTATAGAATGTTTAGGAGCTTCTTTTGCCAAACACATTTCACGAGCTTATAAGTTGTTTCAAGGTGCCTATAAGCTTAGCCACGCTGGTACTTAGGCTTATCCATAATATGGCTTACCAAACTAACAACAGAGTAGATGATAGGCCTTGTTACTATTAAGTGTCAAGTAGTAAGTTTCCCATCAAGTCGTCTGCACTTAGCTTTTTCCTCCAAGAGTCTCCAGTGATTATTGTAAGTACATGTGTAGACCATGCTGATTTACTCATGATTGTTATCCCTCTTAGTTGTAGTAATTCTCAATTAAACtgatttacttaattttttgtGTCATTTCTTTCAATTATGAAACAGGTCAACATGTTGGAAGCTTAATCATGTTCAGTGCTCTCAATTTTATTGGCAAAGTTGATGTCAGGTATGGAGTGAGTTGTGTGTTACCCGGTTGATGTTCTGCTTTAAAGAGTCATGTCCATAACCTCTTTTCTCTACAGACCTGGAACAGACCATCTGCATCAGGAGGTCCTTAACTTCATAGTGATAGCATCGTCAACTCAACTTCTCTCTGGGCCAACACCAGGACCAAATGATATACACCCATTCACTGATGCAGCAATGACACAGGTGAGTAAGTTACTTTTTCTAGTATCTATGAGGTTCTCAACTTCTTCTTCTGATTAAAAGGGTGCCTCTTTTGCAGGAAAGCTCTTTGGTCAATATGGTCGTGCACAGGTTGTTGCTAAATTACATTACACGCCCACAGTTTTCTGTTAATACTTCATCTTCTATACTATTTTCGGAAGGAAATCAGCCAGGAGTTCTAAGGAGAGTTAGCTCTGCAGCAGGTATCACTTTTATTACACACTTTAGTCTAATTTAAAAGTCATCTGTGTGGTGTAGATATAGTGTATTCTCTTATTTGTTTGAACTTTACACTCTTTAACTTTTTTTGGAAATGACAgtttttaaatggatttcaTCTTTCTTTTTTCCCTGTGAAATATAGGTTCGCAATTCTTAAAAACATgggtttttttttctaacttcAAACATAATTCAAACCTGCAGCAAGCTTGGTGCTGTTTCCCATCAATTATTTAGTCAGCTCAACTGGTGAAGCCTCAAGACGTTCATTAGCAGAAGACAGTCTTCATGTCCTACTCATTCTCAGTTATTACCGTAAATGTGTATCAGTGGACTATGCAAAGGATAACAGTCTTAATAACAATTCAGAATCTCTTCAAAAGGAAGAAACATACTTTTCTGAAAACCCTTTCTGCAAAGCATTACAGAATGTCATGGATGTTGAATGTATGAGATCTTCTGCATTCCAGATctattgtttgtttgtttgcttGTTTGCATATCCTCTAATAGTAATAGTGCTCAAGTCTGACAAGTATGCCTGCAGTTGATCGTGTTGATGTTGAAGGGAATGCACACAGTGAACCAGTCACGAGACTACCTTTTGCTTCACTTTTTGATACTCTTGGAATGTAAGTCTTCTCTTTACCTTCTGCGTGATACTGGAAACGGGTTGTGTTGTTGTACAGTGCTTATCCTTTTTGGATCCTCGAACTGCTATAGTTAAAACAATAACTGCTCTGCTAGAAATCGAATCAATTTGAAAGACTTATAGTATGTGGTTTCAATGGCATTATTGTTAATCTGTTTATTTAGCTGTAACTAGTAAGAGATTCACAATATCAACACGTAAGGATAAAAGGGCTTTGCTGCCCTTTTATGATTTTAGGTTTCTATTTTGTGAacttttgatttcttttttttacataaTATCCGTTTTGTAGGTTGTCATAActtaatctctctctctctctcacacacacacacacagacacTCACAGTTGgacacacacacaaatacatATATGCACACTCTCACATGTAATGTGTTCTTTTCTCCCAGGAGCTTGGCTAATGAAGCTTCTGTCTTGTTGCTTTATTCTTTGGTGCACGGAAATTCGAAGTTTTTGGAGTATGTATTGGTGCGAACAGATGCTGATACACTGGTAGATATCAGAATCTTTCACTTGATAACCCCAGCTTTCTTTGTAATGTCTCTAATCCTAGATAATCAAAGCCCAAAGATCTAGGAATTATCAGCAATGAATATTGGCTCATGAAGCCTTTGTCAGGTCATCCACTTAATAAAGAAATTTGTAGTGCACTCACTAGAGGAGATGCATTGATAAAATTAGATGTGAAATGAGgttttgtttcattttattttttatgctcGTTAGAATTATGAAAGAAGATGTCCCTGGTGTTTTTGCATTAGAAAGGTTGAAAGCACCTGACTAATTTCACCAATTCCTCTttagtaaaatatgagtgtAACTACTTGTTTGTGATAGACTATTGATATTTTTCTGGTCATTGATCTTCTTacttctttattttaatttttttgtctcTAGTATTTCCCCCCAGTTCTATTTCTTATTCCTTTTGATATTTGATGATGACATGTTGTGATTGGCAGTTAATGCCTATGTTGGAGACACTATACAATGCTTCGAACAGGACATCAAATCATATCTATATGGTCCTTGTTATCTTTCTCATACTAAGTCAAGATTCCACTTTTAATGCCAGCATCCACAGACTGGTAATGATTTTATTGATCTGTATCTTCTGTTAATTACTTTGAGTGGCAGTTGATTATTATTTATTCTTCCAGATGCTTCCTAATGTTCCCTGGTATAAAGAGCGTATCCTGAATCAATCTTCACTTGGATCTCTCATGGTGGTTATTTTAATTAGAACCGTGAAATACAATCTCTCTAAGCTACGGGTAAGATTTGATGTTTTTCTATGGTGCCTTTTCTTTTCCATTATGTTTCTCTGTTCTGTAATTTCCTCCAAGATGCTCACCAGTGCTTGTGAATTCATGAAATGTTACTGAAATGTGCTTTAATGAGATTCCTGGAATCTCGAAGTGCAAAATTGCTGCCTTATGTGCCAATTAAAAAACTGCAGAAAACTACTAACTTGTGCCACGAAAACATCCCATTTTGACATCTTTTCATTAACAGATCAAATGATACATCACGATGATGAATTATAAATTCTGCTTGTGCCACAAATACATCCgcttttttatactccctccgtccccaaagagtatgaacatttggttcggcACGGGTTGTATGCataattggaaaagtaagagagagaaagaaaaagttttcaaagtattgttagtagataatgggtctcacctcattagagagaaaggagtttccaaaattagaaggCTCATACTACTTTTccgggacgaactaaaaaggaaatagttcatacgtttccgggacggagggaatattataGATCATCATTTCTACTTGTATATCTTGTCAGATTACATGAACCATAATATACTTACTACTACGAAGTTTTGCTTGgttatttaatattttcactTTCTCTTGGAAACAGGATGTCTATCTCCATACAAATTGTCTTGCAACTTTGGCAAATATGGCACCACATGTTTACAAACTGAGTGCGTATGCATCGCAGCGGTTGGTTAGCCTTTTTGATATGCTTTCACGCAAGTATGTCTCATGTTATTTGTTATTGTCGTATTTGATTGTTTTCGGTCATTAATAatgaaggttttggatatgataTTTGATTTCATCTAATTCTTTAGGTACAATAAATTAGCCGAGATTACAAATGAAAAGATAAATTCAGGAGATGGTGCTCTAAGAGGAGACAGCCTTGCAGAGGATCCTGTAAGAAAACCCATCCTCGATTATTTTTGCAATTGCAGTCCTCCAAAAGTTTTTTATGATTACGGTGCCTTCATTTTTTATGCAGTCTGTTGAACTGCATATATATACTGATTTCCTGAGGATTGTGCTGGAAATACTAAATGCAATCCTTACTTATGCATTGCCCCGGAATCCCGAGGTACTAAATCTGTAATGTCATTGATTACTCAAGCAAATTATTGCCAAACTGCAACTTTTCTGGGTGTTTTGTCATTACATGTCCTTATTTTAAATGCTACTTTCAGGTTGTTTATGCAATTATGCACAGGCAGGAAGTTTTTCTACCTTTCAAAACTCATCCACCTTTTAATGAACTGTTGGAAAACGTATACAATGTAAGTACAGAAAAGAGCGTTTTCCTTTACATAAGCAAATGTACTTCAACTGATTTACAAACTGTATCATCTACTACGATGGAAGTGTTATGCTCTCGTCCTTTCTGTTATCTACAAACTTACAATCACATTATGATTCTTTTCTTGTTCCAGGTTTTGGATTTCTTTAATAGCCGCATTGATGCACAGAAATTAGATGGAGAGTGGTCGGTTGAAAAAGTGCTTCAACTCATAATAGACTACTCTCGTGCTTGGAGAGGTGATGGAATGAAGGTATTAATGAACACTTCCGTAATCAGTTCAAAGTTCTTGTTGTTACTTCCGTGTGTCTAACATAACCCTCTTTCCTTGAAAGACATTTACACAATTACGTTTCACCTACGAACAAGAGAGTAACCCTGAGGAATTCTTCATTCCATATGTGTGGCAAATGGTTGTATCTCACAGGTATATTTCCTCAACATCATAAAGATGTCCCATCATTGATCTTTatcaatttcatttcatttcattccgcctgCCTCTCTGTGAATTGAGTTTAGTTCTATCTCGTATGCAGTGGATTCGCTTTTACTGCAAGCAGCATAAACTTATTCCCAGTGCCTGTCAAAGTAAGCGTACTATCCTGCTTCTTTTAGCTCCATTCTGCTCAAACTCGGTATTGAACTATAGAGTTGGGAATTAAGGTAATGATATTGATGGATTATGCAAATTGAACTGCAGGATGTAAATTCACCGGAGGCGGAGAAGCCCCATACCGACGAGCTGAAGGTACACGCCCTTCAAGTTGACACACTTGTATAGTCCAGTTTTATAACTAGGCTCGAACAAACTTGTGTACATGAAAATTGTAGGAATCTCAATCCATTGCTGTTTATATAATCACTTTGTATATATATCTCATGTTTTTTGAAAATGGATACTTCTAAATTCTAATGCTACCCCGTTTTGTACAAAGTACTCATCCACATTGTTCACAAatgttatatttattttttcagtaatcatGTGATTTTGATTCGTAATGATTCAAGGAAGTGAAGAACAGGATGAAATTCATCATATTACTGGCAAGCATCTAAAATCATACTATTACATAAAGTATGTACAAAACATGATGACATAACATATTGGTAACACCAACAATGATACATGAGCTTAGAGAGACACAAGGGCGCCACCTTTGATATACTCAGTAAGGGCCAAAGCGAGGAGGCCGAGCATGGCGAACAACCTCCCATTCCAGAGCTCAGCGTCGGAGGTCATGACAGCCTCGGCTTTGGATTCGGGCGTCTGGCCGCTGAACAAAGGGACGAGGGAAGCCACCGAGAGTAGCGCGCTGGTGAAGACAAACCACGGGAATCCGCCGTTGTGCACCTGCGCGAACCAACTCCACCGCAATGGCCGCCACAAACCCGGTCATCGCCAGCCGCCCGTTGATCCGCTCTGGGCCCGGTCCACTAAAGGCCAACACGTCGAAGAAGTCCGTGCTCACCTGCACAAATATGACCAACCAATCAGACACTATAGAACATATAGTATATGGGTTGGTGGATTAATGAATGGTAGTAGAAGGAAGTACTGCATTGGCATGGGAATTATAAATAGTGCATGCGAATGTGAAGAAGACAAAAGGGGTGGATATTTTAGCGTCCACGTAATTCATCTATGGCCCGTTCAATTTTTTGTCACTCACGTGGATGCTTTTGGCCAGGACACTTCTACTGCAAATGGAGGGGGAAGAGAGTAAGAGAGAGGGGTGGAACTTTCTAGACCATGAGAAGGAGTCATGTGACTAATTTACTGCACGAATCGAGTGTTAACTAATGATGGAGTCAAATTGAGTTTACTAGTAGTAGTCAGATCCTTATTGtggtttaattttaattacttaGTGGACCACCCGCTCTTAAATTGGATGCCTGCTGCTATGCTCATTCCTTAATTCATTATTACGACTACTATATAATCTTTCTGGCCGAGTAATGGGCctcattttaattcaattaggCGACTCCAAGGCAAGTAATGGGACTGGCCGAGTGTTGGGCCTCATTTTAATTCAATTGGACCaaccaattaaaagaataatccACATAATTATATCATTATTTCACACTTCggttttttcgatttttcggttcggttcggttttaaaaataaaatttttttgatttttcggttcggtttgggcgaagaaaaaaatcgaaaaaccgaaaaaccgaattatatatatattctattaatttaatatattctactatataatatatatatattatatgtattattaattttatattaaatataaatattctattagtatatataaaataaaataaaatatacatatataaatatatatttatattatatttattttttttcaggtttttcggttttgttcgggtttttcggttttttaagttcggttttcggtttttcggtttcggtttttcgggttcggttcggttttgattttgaactaaattcggtttttcagttttgatTCGGTTTtagcaaaaaaccgaaccgaaacccgaatgcacacccctagatGCCTACAAATTAACGCAAGAAATAGTCACTGATTCACggtaattaaaagaaaaaaaagactaGGAATAGTTGGACAATGATTAATTCCACGCTGATTTCTAATCACAAGTGTGAAACAAAATCAATTTAATGCACCAGAATTGAAAATCAGTTCTCTAAtgctatccacaatggcgcctagcgcaccgcctagccgagcgccggcgttaggcggtcgctaggcgaaccattgcgcctccgaaaaccgccgagcggtttttcggaattaaaaatcgcctagcgctaggcggtcgacgggcgctgggcgatccgctcggcgccattgcagcgtcgggatcgcccaacgttttttttttttttaattttcccgacactatatatacacgatttgcacttcattttcattcgcaccacttgtattaacgagtactctctctatcttaatttctatacaagatcaacaccgagaaatgagtaacgcgggtgatggtagtggaggtagtggggggacgctgaggagtacgaacgtagaatggccgaagcgtttgaggc contains:
- the LOC121808872 gene encoding dymeclin-like isoform X2; translation: MGGLPSTPRGGEARPQETAEYLIGEFVGEKSFPLTSDYWQKLLELPLDLRWPAHRVRRACQLFAMNNCKTRHLVKILINLAWCLQECVSASDMESTAFSKAPNALFISSVFLKYLIENTRSDNFEELYLSLDETDPVPNNFSKGQHVGSLIMFSALNFIGKVDVRPGTDHLHQEVLNFIVIASSTQLLSGPTPGPNDIHPFTDAAMTQESSLVNMVVHRLLLNYITRPQFSVNTSSSILFSEGNQPGVLRRVSSAAVDRVDVEGNAHSEPVTRLPFASLFDTLGMSLANEASVLLLYSLVHGNSKFLEYVLVRTDADTLLMPMLETLYNASNRTSNHIYMVLVIFLILSQDSTFNASIHRLMLPNVPWYKERILNQSSLGSLMVVILIRTVKYNLSKLRDVYLHTNCLATLANMAPHVYKLSAYASQRLVSLFDMLSRKYNKLAEITNEKINSGDGALRGDSLAEDPSVELHIYTDFLRIVLEILNAILTYALPRNPEVVYAIMHRQEVFLPFKTHPPFNELLENVYNVLDFFNSRIDAQKLDGEWSVEKVLQLIIDYSRAWRGDGMKTFTQLRFTYEQESNPEEFFIPYVWQMVVSHSGFAFTASSINLFPVPVKDVNSPEAEKPHTDELKVHALQVDTLV
- the LOC121808872 gene encoding dymeclin-like isoform X1, which encodes MGGLPSTPRGGEARPQETAEYLIGEFVGEKSFPLTSDYWQKLLELPLDLRWPAHRVRRACQLFAMNNCKTRHLVKILINLAWCLQECVSASDMESTAFSKAPNALFISSVFLKYLIENTRSDNFEELYLSLDETDPVPNNFSKGQHVGSLIMFSALNFIGKVDVRPGTDHLHQEVLNFIVIASSTQLLSGPTPGPNDIHPFTDAAMTQESSLVNMVVHRLLLNYITRPQFSVNTSSSILFSEGNQPGVLRRVSSAAASLVLFPINYLVSSTGEASRRSLAEDSLHVLLILSYYRKCVSVDYAKDNSLNNNSESLQKEETYFSENPFCKALQNVMDVEFDRVDVEGNAHSEPVTRLPFASLFDTLGMSLANEASVLLLYSLVHGNSKFLEYVLVRTDADTLLMPMLETLYNASNRTSNHIYMVLVIFLILSQDSTFNASIHRLMLPNVPWYKERILNQSSLGSLMVVILIRTVKYNLSKLRDVYLHTNCLATLANMAPHVYKLSAYASQRLVSLFDMLSRKYNKLAEITNEKINSGDGALRGDSLAEDPSVELHIYTDFLRIVLEILNAILTYALPRNPEVVYAIMHRQEVFLPFKTHPPFNELLENVYNVLDFFNSRIDAQKLDGEWSVEKVLQLIIDYSRAWRGDGMKTFTQLRFTYEQESNPEEFFIPYVWQMVVSHSGFAFTASSINLFPVPVKDVNSPEAEKPHTDELKVHALQVDTLV